The sequence below is a genomic window from Lysobacter capsici.
CCGACCTTGAACGGCTTCTTGCCGTCGTCGACGAACAACTGGGTGTCCTTGCGCACGGTGCCCTGATAGACCCGGAACACGCCGAGCTTGCCGACGAAGGGATCGTTGACGATCTTGAACACGTCGGCGATCACGTGCGCCTTGGCGTTGGGCACGGCCAGGATCGGCTTGGCCTGCTCGCCGACGCCCTTGAGGAACGGCGGCGCGTTGGCCTCGCCCGGATGCGGGAACAAGTGTTCGGCGACATCGAGCAACTCCTTGACCCCCACGCCGCTGCGCGCCGAACAGAACAGCACCGGCACCAGATGGCCTTCGCGCAGGCATTGTTCGAAGGCGTTGTGCAGTTCCTCGCCGGACAGCCCGCCTTCGCCGAGGTCGAGGTAATGCTCCATCACCGTCTCGTTGATCTCGACCACCTGGTCGATGATCTTCTGATGCCAGTCGGCGACGGGGCCGAGATCGCTGTCGCCCTGGTTCGCGCCGAAGCAGTCGATCACCGCCTGGCCGCGCTCGGCCGGCAGGTTCAACGGCAGGCACTCGGGGCCGAAGCTTTCGCGGATGGCGTCGAGCACGCGCGCCGGGTCGGCGCCTTCGTGATCGATCTTGTTGACCACGATCGCCCGGCACAGGCCGCGCGCCTTGGCGTGTTCCATCATCCGGCGGGTGCCGTAGGCGACGCCGCTGTCGGCATCGACCACCACCGCCACGGTTTCCACCGCGGCCAGCGCCGACAGGGTGGGGCCGCGGAAATCGGGATAGCCGGGGGTGTCGATCAGGTTGACGTGGATGCCGGCGTGGTCGGTGCTGGCGATCGCCGCGTCGATCGAGTGGCCGCGCTGCTTCTCGATCGGGTCGAAATCCGACACCGTGCTACCGCGTTCGATGGTGCCTGCCGTCTGGACTGCGCCGCCGGCCTGCAGCAGGGCTTCGAAGAGCGTGGTTTTGCCGGCGCCGGGGTGGCCTGCGAGGGCCACGTTGCGAATCGATTCTGTGCTGTAGGACATGAGCGGACTTCTCCCTGTTGATTGCCCGCGGGCAAAGGGTGGGAAGGCCGTCATGGCTGTCCGCGCTGCGCGCCCGAGCGTGGCGCTCGGCGGGCGGTCATGGCGGGCCGGCGGGTCGCCGGGAATCACAGACTCCCGCAGGCGGCAGGGTGGGTCAAGCCCGGTCGCGCGAAGCGCGCACTGCTTGGCGGTTGCGCGTGTTGCGTTGCGGCAGGGGATGGGGCCGGGAATGGGGAATGGGGAATGGGGAATAGGGAATCGTAAAACGACGCGGCGTGCCGACGCGAAAGCCCGCATGCTTTTGCCGATTCCCGATTCCCGATTCCCGATTCCCGATTCCCGGCCCCACCCATTCCCGGCCGCATAACATCCGCGCCGTTAGTCTATGGCTCCCCTCATCGCACCGGAGTCGCACCATGGGTATCTCGCGTCACGCCACCGCACATTGGGAAGGCGATCTCAAGAGCGGGCAGGGCAAGCTGAGCACGCCGCAGAGCGGTCTGCTCGACAACACCCGTTACGGTTTCAACAGCCGCTTCGGCGACGAGAAGGGCACCAATCCCGAAGAACTGATCGCCGCGGCCCACGCCGGCTGTTTCACCATGGCCTTGTCGGCCAAGCTCAGCGAAGCCGGGCATCCGCCGGCCAGGCTCGACACCCGCGCCGAGGTCGACCTGTCGATGGAAGGCGGCCCGACGCTGTCGCAGATCCGGCTCAAGGTGACCGCCGAGGTGCCGGGGATCGATGCGGCCAAGTTCCAGGCGATCGCCGAGGACGCCAAGGCCAATTGCCCGGTGTCGAAGGCGCTCAGCGCGGTGCCGATCAGCCTGGAGGCCAAGCTGGCCTGATGGGTTCGGGGGCGATTCGGCCTTCGTGAAGGATACGTTCGACCGTTAAACCACGCGGTCGCGGCTCGCGCCGCTCCTACATGGCCTACCTGTAGGAGCGGCGCAAGCCGCGACCGCGACATTTCATCTACGCCGAAACTCCCGTCATCCACGACGAAACTCCGCCCGTGCTCGATCCTCCCGCCAAGACCCCCGGCACCCGCGC
It includes:
- a CDS encoding OsmC family protein, whose product is MGISRHATAHWEGDLKSGQGKLSTPQSGLLDNTRYGFNSRFGDEKGTNPEELIAAAHAGCFTMALSAKLSEAGHPPARLDTRAEVDLSMEGGPTLSQIRLKVTAEVPGIDAAKFQAIAEDAKANCPVSKALSAVPISLEAKLA